ACAACCCATAGGCACAACCATAAAAGCCTGATTACTTAAAAGCTCATGAAACACTTTTGCAagtttcataaatcaattaagTTCAGCCTTTGCCCTGTGTAGGTAGCCTTGAACAATAACATTTTGGATACAGCTAATGAGATTTGAATAGGTGCATCCAATTCCTAAGCTATTGAAATAAGAGAGAGTTGATTCATAGGAGTCGGCAACTTAAAGGTCCGTTTGCTTAAAGGAAaactatttttgagaaattattttttgagtttttgatgTTTAGATAATGGAAAGCTAATTGATCTTTAGAAAACGTTTTTCATGGATGGAAAACAGCAAGCCAAAATTgcgagaaaacaatttttcttatgGTTAAAAGGAAACTACTTTTTCTAAactactaataaataaaaactaagcattttaattgaaaatgatttttcttggaaacatttttctttatcataaaattttcagtgaaataaaCACATCCTAAATTGAATATTTGTAACTCACCCAAATGAACGTgggtaattttaaaaaaaaaaaaaaaaaagggcagtAGCTTTTAAATGTCGTAGCTTTTAACACAACAAAAGTTTATCTGCAATTTGAATAAGACGTTGGTAATTCGTCGGAAAAGGTTTGCAATTCATATATTCATgggtaaatttgaaaatatgaatTAGTTGCACAACTAAAGGTTCATAAGCTGCACAAATTCAGGTTGATAGGTTAATATAAGGATTGAGATCCTTTAAAATTAGGAGGCCTTCTCTTGAGAAGTCGACACACGGTCTCCATGGCCACACCTTCCAAAGCACAGCAAATAGCCTCCATCGCTCCGCTTCTCTCCGCCGATCGAATCACGGCGGCAGCTAGTGTCACAGCCTTGATTTTCCACGAGGGTTTTTTCCTACGTCTCCATCAAGCGCCCACGCCTGGACCCGATCCCACACGTTGCTTGCACAATTCAACTTGCCCTACCGCTCACGTTCACAGCCACTTGCACACCAACCATGCCGCAATGCGCCACTCACACCGGCCGGCACTCCGATTCGCACTCATGATCGGGTTCAAGAACACTAGATCATCACGGCACTCGGTGGTCGTTCTCTAGGGGTTGTCCAAGATCTAATATCCAGGATAATACACAAGAAACACCTCACAATCGATTACAAGGCACCAGGACTTATCACAATACTGACTATACAGGCAGTACCCGGTCTGGACATGTCCTAGACTAACAATACATACACAGAGGACAACGGTAACAAAGGGCCAAGCAGACATGTAAAAGTGTCCGAGGGATACCGAATTTTTCTCCGGACAATCCTCGGTGTCTTCAGCGCCTTTTCTTCGGCCAACTGCTGTTCTAGTCATCCTTGCATCTGCCCATGTGCTTGCGCCACTCCAAGTCACGGTGAACGCTTCACTGTCCAAGTCATGCGCTCACATCTTGCTCCTGCATTCCGATTGTGAACCAGGCCCCTCGTCATTTCAATCATCCAAGAGCAGCAATTCATGCTTTGCTCAACTTGTGCGGCGCCCCGCCCAACCGATCCTCCCACATCGCCACCGATTCTTGACTGGAACTCGTCCAATGCCACAGTCCATGCCAGCCCGTTACACCAGATCAAGAATCTTAACAGCTAGCACCACCATTCTACGCTTGgcatctctctcctcctctctcgagCCTCTATCGAGCTCTTCCCTCCCCGCTTTCAAGGTACAGGTTGCGACCTCTGATTTGAGACCTTGACCGCATATCATAAGCCGGCCTCAAGCTACCCAAATATAAGGTTCCCTGAGGCCGAGcaacctgagagagagagagagagagagagagagagagagagagagagacggcaGTCGGCAGTCGGCGACAAGGAGGCAGAGGGTTGACAACTGAGCAAGCGACGAAGGTGGCTGAGCAAGGCAACGTGGattggtgagagagagagagagagagcgcaacTTGATGAAGAAGGCGAGCCGTGGAAGGCGGTGCACTGACGTAGCAGTACAGAGAccgagggagagaaaggagtTGGGGTCTGGACTTTTTGAGTGAATCCATCTAGATTAAGGATGTACATTAGTCCTTCTAAGGTAATGGGAAATGTGCGTGCGATTGCTCGCTAATTTTAGAAAAACTTTATCCTTCAGTTGTAGAAGGTGGTGGGtatcgaaagaaaaaaagttggcaAACAATTCGAACTAGAATTGGTGACTACACACGAATTGGTAACTTTACTTGAAGAAGATGTTAGTAAGTCGCTCAAATGATCGTCTTGTGCGAGCTTGTAAACGAATCGAATGAGAGTTTGATAACTTGACACTAAATTTTACTGCACTGATCCCCTTAAACATATCATAAAAGCTAAGAATAATTCCAGTGGTTTCAAAGGCATGCTCTAGCTAAAGGTTCAAAGAAGGGGCAACAGTGATAACGACTTATATAAGAATTTCATGCTTAATTAATGTTGTAGGAACACTATAATTCAAGCCAAGCTAGTAACGTTGGCATCTCACATCATATAAAAAGGACCTTGCTTTCTGAATTTTATGTACACTATATGTCAAGTTCACCTTAAAAGCATGTCAACCCTGTtaagagaaaaaacaagagGACAAAATAGCACCTGAAAATGACATAGCAACAGCAAGGACTATACAACAAGCATTCTTCACTGTACATGCTTATCAGGAACTCCTGTTGCTTTTTATCGGTTCCAGATAAGCACGATTAAATGTCAGCCTCCAAGACTGTACGAAGGACGAACACTTTGGTTATAGGGATGATCTTTGACTTGATCAATGGATGCAAGCAAATTGACCTGCATAAGAGATGACTGAACTTTaactacaaaagaaaatgtacTTTTTTCTCTTCCCAACAGTGATGTGGTTTAAAGCAAAGCAAGCCCTAAGGCTGCCCTGTGAGCAAGCACTCTGATTACCTTCATGATCTCACACTTTGAGCTGGACCGCGTCAGAGCTGCCAAAACACTGAGGTGGAAGTCCTGCAATGGAATAAGCACGTGATTAGCATCTAAGCAAATTAAATAGTAATTCAGGTCCAGAAGATGATCCATCTGGTTTCCTCCACGTGCAAAGTGCATGTTGTAAAGATGGAAATATTACTTTGCAACCAATTTCACTGCGGttgaataataaaagaagaagaaaatctctGTCTAGCAAAGGACATAGCCTGCGATAAACCCTGTCAAGTGATAGTCATTTCAACTTTGGTTTTTTGAATGCATATTCAATAAAGTTAGCAAGCTATAAGAATTAGCAACTATCTTTTCACTGTCAAACTGAATCTGCATTCCAAAACCTAAACAAAAATAGGTATATTTCATGGACGACACCTGTATTCACAGAAATCTGACACGCATCCCTGCATTTGATTGAATCTCCTTTGCACCTCATTGAAGGTAGAAATTCGGGCCCTCCAAGGGAATCAAACCCCTAAGAAATACAGAATTTTCCTGTGCCTCATGTACAAAAATACCCTATGATCTCAGGAGATCAACCCATTCAACAAAAGAGGTCAACCCCATGATCTGTCTTTGTATGGGACTGACAAATGCACATGATCCTACGTACAATTTACTCAATACGAGTGGACAAAACATCCATATCCccaatcaataaaaataatgaaacaaGTAGTTTCAAactaaattttggcacttgaaaATCAGCTTCAAGTCTAAAATCACTGTAGTTAAATTAATGACCAAATGTACTCCAAGTTGAACCCCTACAAATTCCTTTGGCAATCCAACTAGTATAGATAACCGACTAGGCGATGGAAGCAATATAGGAATATTTCTAGAAGTAGTAATTCGGGCTTGTAATCATTGAAAATCGTTGAAACGCCTCCTATCCGCATTGGCAACAGTATTGTCATCCAAATACTTGATTCCTCGTTGGATAGAGAAATCATCTTGACTAGTGGATCAACAACACTCTCGACAAGAGGAATCAGCATGGGTTAGCTCTTTCTGTTACTCTTGGAGTTATTGACACAGAAAGAAGTCCAACCATCTTGAAAAGGGGCTAGAACATCCCCTCCCCTTTTTCTCTTAGGACTTTGTTCAGTAAAAATTGTTGAAAGTGAAAGACGTTTCATgaaactttctcaaataagtttTACGGCAAATATTAGAGGAAGGACATGGTCAGCAAAACTGTTTTTACAATGTTTCTCAATCTTTGCTAAACCATGTTCCCATGATTGATGGATGTCATAAACTAGTGGCAGAACTCATATACAGGTGAACTGATGGCTATTATTTAAAGGAATGGGGAAACATTTTCGGtctacaatttttattttttggttataCAGTCTACAGGTTAACAATGCGCAAGTTAATGGATTTCTCACAAAGCTTATGCAACAAGAATACTTACCCTAAAGGGATCGCCTCTTAAAGACTGCACATACATAGAATTTCCAGTGTTCCCATCCTGCAAAGAATAAATTAGCACACACAAACACCAATACCTTGCATACCTTTCATACAAGGGAGAGTCATATAACAATTATTGATGTATACCTCCAAGAAGACATCCCTCAGTCGCCTTCCAGTTTGGGCACAGCAGATGCGGACTACATGCTCATCACAACTTCCACTGATGACATAGTCCCTTCCATTCATATAATATGAACGTGTGTAATTATGAACACTTCCAGTTGAAGCTATCTCAAATTtcatttggatccttccatcaCCAGCTAAAAGCTGCTTGACCTGTACCAGTCAACAATTAGCCTCCACTGTTTTCCTATAGATTTAAAGGACACCAGAACTTCATGATCTTCAGGGATAACTACtcaatcatttcatttttttttttggctggaaAAGGGGGGTTAGTGGGGGTTTCAAGAGGTTTTAAAGACAGCAATTTACCCAACATCATGATGTTCACTACATTCTCCTGAACATGCCAAAGATCAAAACAAAAGGAAGcataaaatttacaaagaaAGCAAGTTTGCATAGCTCATGCGAAGGGGAGTAATATATTATCACTTAAGCTAGCCAGCAATTTCTTAAATAATCAACAGTCTTATCTGGTGCCATTTTTAAGTTCAACAAAAATCATACACCTCCATGAGGCAAATTGATGCAAACAAATGTGTAACATATCAAAACTTCAATGTGCTATTGAGGATTAGGACCAATCCTAACCAAAAGGGTAATATTGACAAAGTGTATGCAAAAATGACTTTACATGATTAACCTCAAGAATTTCAGTGTCTAGTGTGCTACATGAAATATTAGATAGGAGAAGAAGGCTCTGGTCTGTTCTTTACCAAATTCCTCTGTCCATTCCACATGTCTATTGGTGTCAACAGCTGAGAAATGAAAAACCGCAAAAAAGATGGAACAAATGTCTATGTGAAATACCTCATTATCAACAGCAGAGACCAGCAGATAGTGGTCATCAGGGGAGAAGCAAACCATTACATTTTCTCTGGAGCTTGAAACTGTATAGCAAGGTCGCACCGGAGTCTCTCTCAGATCCCACATCTTGACATCACGGTCGAATGATGAAGTAGCAAACAAGAACGGAGAGTGATTTGCAAATTTAGCAACATTTATAGGTTCACGGTGCAAATCCCTGAACAGCTCCATGCGTTGACCAGTGCCAATGTCGTAAAGAGCAATGTTTCTTGTGTAGCCACTAACAAGAAGTCTATCGTCCATCGAATTGACATGTACGGAGGTCAACTGCTCAAAATCGGCAAAAGTGACAGCATCATAACTGAATGAGAAGTCTGGAACTTTTGGTGGTATACAATTGATGTCAAACAACTTCAACGACCCATTGTCAGAACCTGCAATAAGCTACTTGTCCAAAACACAAAAGACCATCAGTCATCACACTTCATcaaatgatgaaagaaaaagagaactaTGAAACTACGAAGCTGTGAAGTAATATTAAACCTCTTGCTAGATGAAATATCCAACCTTGTCAATACAAAAGGTTGTTTTATATCTACACGTTCATGCAAGCCAAGTGCTAAGCAAAAGTGGGCTGTGACCGCACATGAAAACGGTAAAGAAAAAGTCCATGTTCAAGTTCAAATGTTTTACCTCAAGAAAATGTCCCAGATGAATTGTGCTATGCTAGCCTTAAAGAGAGCAGTTAACTAGCATCCCAAAATatgtttgctttttttctttatacagATTGATGTTTTTAACTTGCACAAATGTTGGAACAAATGCTTATAATTTCATACATAGGCTATATCATGCACTCCTCCTTAAGATCGAGTATTATAGATACCTTGGATGGATATTTCTTGAGCCAACAGAGACCCAATATACTATTTTCCACACCTGTTGATGGGACATAACCAACAATTTTTCCACCTTCATGGTTGGTAATAATTATTTCGCCACCCAAAGTTCCGAAAGCCATAAGAGAAGGGTCTGATGGATTGTACTCAAACTGCCTCGGTCGAAGTTGTATACCTTCTTCTTTGAAAAGACGGCCAATTTTTGAAACTGGTTGTATGAGAGGCCATGCGGATGATCCAAGTTTGGCTGCACTAAGAGATCTTGAGAAAAAATGTTGGCCCGTCCTAGAAGAAACTGAATgctttaatttaattgattttgggTGGTAAAAGCTGACTTTTCCCATTTCACGTTGATGCAGGACTGCAATGACACTTTCTTTGTGCTGTCGCCCATAGGGTAAGTTCTCATAGTGACTCGAGAAGACATTTTTTGCCACTTCTTTGTCGGCCTCCTGGACAGGAAGGTTGTCCAATACTTCCAAACGAGGCAGACAAACAATCATATATTCTCTGTAGTATTTCTCATAGCATATAGGTGAGCAATGATGCGAGACATACTTTTTGAATGTGGCACTACCATTCCATGACTTCTGCTTTTGAGCGCACATAAAAACCAATTCTTTCTCATTGATCTACAATCCGCCAAAAGAACCCTGTTAACAATCTAACACTTTCATCATCTACAAACAACAGAAACAATAAATCACTTCCCAAAGTCCTATAGGTATATTGATGTAAAGCATACCCCCGTCTTACCCCATTGTGCAGCTTTATTCTCAATTTGTACGCAAACATGTACTAGATGATAGTTCGAATAGATTCATTCTTCTAAAGTGATCGACATTTATCATCAGTACCATTAGACGAACCATTATTTCTGCCACAGGATTCATTGGCTATAGACAAATGCATGAGAGGAAGTAAGCTGCTTACTTCCTCAACTTCATCAAGAACTTTGTGCATGGCGCTGCCATGAGAAACAGATTGTACAGCTTTGCAGGAAGAATAGTTCGGTAGAACTGAACCAGTTTCCTCACCAACAAGAAGATTTGCCTTTTCACTGTAGAGGGAAGCACACGGTCCAGTGTCATGGCAACATAAGCATTTCTGGAATCGTAGTTCCACTAAAGAAGGAAGCTTAGACAACACAGCAGTTGTCGTCCAGAGATTAGCCACTCTTGTCTCACACATTGATAAACGCATCAGATTTGGCATGCCAGAAAAACAGTCCTTGTGGAAGCTAGTGACTGACGTACAGAAATCCAGGTTAAGGGTATGCAACTGTGTAAATCTACCAAAAATGTTGAGCTTCTGAATTTGGAGGGACCAGAAACTGAAGACTTTACAGGAAACTTCCCTCTTGCTCAGATTGCTGCAAAGAGAGCAATAgaataaaatgaacaaatgaacgAAAGACAAGCTAAAATGTTAATTGTCATTGAAAAGTCCATAGCAAAACTGGCACTTAGGAAACTTGGTAAAGTAACCTAACCTAAAATGCACAAAACCCTCACACATGTGGTAGAGGGAGGTTAATTGTCATTTTAAGCACTATAGTGGACCTTTTGTTAATAGAACCTATTGAAAGGTCAAGTTTCAACAGacccaaaaaaacagaaagtgTTGAAacattttatcttcttttgttaGAGGGAGGGTGTGATAAACTGAATTTCCTGGCAAAACACGAAATAAGCTCAAAGTGATATTATTACTGACCTTAGAAATTCCTCCCCAAGGGATGAATCCTGGAGATTAACAGCATGTAGCTTATCACCAATTGCATGCATCAAATCAATAAGATTTTCCAAGTTCAAGAGATGAGGTGAGTTATGAACAACATCAACTGTGTCAACATCAAAAGAATGGATTTCCATGAAAACATCAATTAGTGGTAGGAGATCAGTGTCCTGTAGATGATCCAGTGAGATGACAATGTGACATCCTCCACAGGAAGTCATCTCAGTCTTAGCCTGCATAACAAAGATAGAACAGAACCATGACAATAATTCTTTCAGACATCCAagggaaaatatgaaaaagaacaGTGCAATATTAACTCCAAATTCTGGAAATTCGAGCTACAAGAAGATGTATATAATTCAAGTTGACCTTGTTTTAAGAAGAACCTAAAAAGTCCTTTAGCTGCCAAATATTGCTAaactaattataattaatataCCAAAAACAGCAAAAAGTGAGCGCAACCTTCATAAGCTTTAGTATCAAGCTTTGGCTTTTTTGCACCATAATGCTCAATGTCTATTTTAAGAGAAACCCAACCAAAAAGCTTTAGTAGTAGGTGCAGCTGAGTGCTAATTCATATATAGCCAACCTAGACCTTGTGATTGAGCAATATGCTAAATGAATGCATGCCCCcatttcaaatcaaaacaatataGCAGGGTAGGGGTCTTTGCATgtaaagcaaaagcaaagcatAAGATCAAAGCAAAGTGCAAGCCATTACTATGTAAAACACCATCCATGAGTCACATtgtaagagaagaaaagaacaaggaCACAGGCAATACAAATTTTGCACTTAAGCAATGTGGCTTTTCTAGGCTCAGTGAACAAGAGATATCAGTGGAATACGGCAACTGCCATGACCTCCAATCCTTTCATTCTAACTGAAAACTTGCTATTCCATTTTCCATGTCAAGTTTTCAAAGTGTATTTTTGATACAGTTCTTCGTTCTTCCGTTTGGACCATTATGTTGAACCTTCTTATCAAGGACACAAGGTTTAATTGAGGGCCAATTTCTCCAAATTAAACAGaagatttttttctatatagATGGATGTCTTTACAGAGATATGTCCTTAATCAAAACACATATGCAAGTTGTGGAAACACAATTTATGTGCTTTCAAGAGTCAATACCAATCATATCACAACACAGATTCTGCTCTGAGACTAATAATTTCAGTATCCTCCTACTTTTATTATAATCAGGCATTAAAAGCCTACAGCACATCAGCATTAGGTGCATCATACAATATACAAGCAATGCAGCCATTTTCTAGGTTAATCTTTCAACAGAGAAAACTATGCCTTTGTATGTAACTCTAGCACTCGCATAACGGAAACCTTGACTGTCCTACGGTTATAAGGCTTTCCTCAATAGCAATTGTGGAATAACAAAATAAGGGCATTTGCGCAAAGCCATGGTAGACAGTTCATCCAAGTCCGATATGTCTGTGATAAACTCGAGCAACAAGACAGTTATGATAGGTGATTCTTTCATGATATGCAGCATTAAGCACCTTGACAAATCACTGAGTAAAGAAATCCCATTACATCAGAAGTCAAAATCAGGACCTTTGAAAACCACGATACAACTTCAGCATTGGGTTGTATCTGATGCCCCTTGCAAGAATCCAGATACCTGACAGTATAAAACAAGGACTAACCAAAATCAGAAAGTAATTATTATCCAATGGCCAATCACTTTACCCAATTAGCGTCCTTGTAACAGCAGCCGATTCGTGAACTGGAAACAGCCAATGAATGTAAATGGCAGGGAGCAAAGAAAAAGCACGGCTAGAATCATTTCAAGTTATTCAATTAAACATCCAACAGAAACAGGAGATATATTATACACTATAGCATGCATGTATGACCTCATTTCTAAGTCCATATTAGCTGCCAATGAACCCGACTCCAAGAGACAGATCTTGCTAATGTCGCTCTGTTTTCCGAATAGCGCTCGCCCCAAAATTCCTTCTCTATGCATATAtcagcaaaaaagaagaaggctaAAGAATCCAGTCTCTGGCACGATGACAACTGAACACGTAAAGAATGACCTCAACCCCACTGATTCACTCCATCAAACTCGCTTCCTTCAACCATTCCGACCAAATTTCACTCACTACACAACACGCTCGCAACAAGCCTTCCCCTGGCTTTCATCACAACACGAAGCTCTACAGCCGCCGCGACAGCGACAAGAGAACAAAACCCATTTCACGGGAAGGGGAAAGAACCACAGAAAGGCCAAAGAAGATCAAGACCACGACAGAGGAATACCGAGTTTCCATGGTCGGTGACTCCACGAAAACCGCGGGCTCCAACTCCTGCTCAATGGTCATTCAACTCCTGTGCAGGTGGGGAAAGTTAGGAGGTACGGGCGGCAGCAGCATCATATAAGCAACACGAGCGTCTCGACGTCAACACACGGTCGGAACTGAGGAAGGGATAACCacaggtggtggtggtggtaccCGCTGAATATATGGAAGAACATTTGTGGGGGACGTGACGCGACGTGCGTCATGTTTGGttaagagagagacagagagagacacaGGCGCcgattgaggaggaggaggaggacaggtAAGTTTTGGGAGTGTCGAGTCCGGGAGGTTTCCTTGCCTTTTCcgattttgttgttttgtttcatCAACAGATGAATCTACTTTAGTTTCAAGCaaaattatatgattttttgGTGGGGCTATTTTCACTTGTTATATGACTAAATCGacctgattttttttataaagataaaattaccttcaatcattcaattgcattttaaaGTAATGGCTTCAAATTTatcgacttttccttttttttaagttttctatttttatgtaCGATCTAGTTACCAAAAAGCCCATTCAAAAAAGTTATCAAGACGACAAAATTCCCATGTATATTAAAGGtgttgtgtttttttattgttagaATTTACTTCCATTAAAATTAGTTTTGtcgaaaaaagaaagttttagGAAACTTAGTTCTTTTTAAACTTAGTTCTTTTTAACGTTATTGAgcaaatttatgaataaattgttAAGTAGAATCTAGAAAAATTTAGGGCATATATCACAAAAAGAATTTAAACTATGCCCATTGTGACATAAATATCCCAAATTTTTGTTATGTcccaaaaaaccttaaacttacCTACTATAATACAAATACccccaaaattattttatatagcTTCTATTTCAGTTATATCCAAGGTACATTTGTCACACTAATATAAATTCATGATGTTTTATGACACGGAAAAAAGTTTGGAGTGTATATGTCACAATAGACAAAGTTAGTGTTTttagtatgaaaaaaaaaaaaagaatcacgAAATTTAATTTGGGGTGTTTTGTGATATTAATGCTAATTTAATGTAGACAATCTTTTAAAACAATTatatttgtttataa
This region of Eucalyptus grandis isolate ANBG69807.140 chromosome 8, ASM1654582v1, whole genome shotgun sequence genomic DNA includes:
- the LOC104457374 gene encoding uncharacterized protein LOC104457374 isoform X3 encodes the protein MTIEQELEPAVFVESPTMETRYLDSCKGHQIQPNAEVVSWFSKAKTEMTSCGGCHIVISLDHLQDTDLLPLIDVFMEIHSFDVDTVDVVHNSPHLLNLENLIDLMHAIGDKLHAVNLQDSSLGEEFLSNLSKREVSCKVFSFWSLQIQKLNIFGRFTQLHTLNLDFCTSVTSFHKDCFSGMPNLMRLSMCETRVANLWTTTAVLSKLPSLVELRFQKCLCCHDTGPCASLYSEKANLLVGEETGSVLPNYSSCKAVQSVSHGSAMHKVLDEVEEINEKELVFMCAQKQKSWNGSATFKKYVSHHCSPICYEKYYREYMIVCLPRLEVLDNLPVQEADKEVAKNVFSSHYENLPYGRQHKESVIAVLHQREMGKVSFYHPKSIKLKHSVSSRTGQHFFSRSLSAAKLGSSAWPLIQPVSKIGRLFKEEGIQLRPRQFEYNPSDPSLMAFGTLGGEIIITNHEGGKIVGYVPSTGVENSILGLCWLKKYPSKLIAGSDNGSLKLFDINCIPPKVPDFSFSYDAVTFADFEQLTSVHVNSMDDRLLVSGYTRNIALYDIGTGQRMELFRDLHREPINVAKFANHSPFLFATSSFDRDVKMWDLRETPVRPCYTVSSSRENVMVCFSPDDHYLLVSAVDNEVKQLLAGDGRIQMKFEIASTGSVHNYTRSYYMNGRDYVISGSCDEHVVRICCAQTGRRLRDVFLEDGNTGNSMYVQSLRGDPFRSVVDPLVKMISLSNEESSIWMTILLPMRIGGVSTIFNDYKPELLLLEIFLYCFHRLVGYLY
- the LOC104457374 gene encoding uncharacterized protein LOC104457374 isoform X2 — protein: MHREGILGRALFGKQSDISKICLLESGSLAANMDLEMRYLDSCKGHQIQPNAEVVSWFSKAKTEMTSCGGCHIVISLDHLQDTDLLPLIDVFMEIHSFDVDTVDVVHNSPHLLNLENLIDLMHAIGDKLHAVNLQDSSLGEEFLSNLSKREVSCKVFSFWSLQIQKLNIFGRFTQLHTLNLDFCTSVTSFHKDCFSGMPNLMRLSMCETRVANLWTTTAVLSKLPSLVELRFQKCLCCHDTGPCASLYSEKANLLVGEETGSVLPNYSSCKAVQSVSHGSAMHKVLDEVEEINEKELVFMCAQKQKSWNGSATFKKYVSHHCSPICYEKYYREYMIVCLPRLEVLDNLPVQEADKEVAKNVFSSHYENLPYGRQHKESVIAVLHQREMGKVSFYHPKSIKLKHSVSSRTGQHFFSRSLSAAKLGSSAWPLIQPVSKIGRLFKEEGIQLRPRQFEYNPSDPSLMAFGTLGGEIIITNHEGGKIVGYVPSTGVENSILGLCWLKKYPSKLIAGSDNGSLKLFDINCIPPKVPDFSFSYDAVTFADFEQLTSVHVNSMDDRLLVSGYTRNIALYDIGTGQRMELFRDLHREPINVAKFANHSPFLFATSSFDRDVKMWDLRETPVRPCYTVSSSRENVMVCFSPDDHYLLVSAVDNEVKQLLAGDGRIQMKFEIASTGSVHNYTRSYYMNGRDYVISGSCDEHVVRICCAQTGRRLRDVFLEDGNTGNSMYVQSLRGDPFRDFHLSVLAALTRSSSKCEIMKVNLLASIDQVKDHPYNQSVRPSYSLGG
- the LOC104457374 gene encoding uncharacterized protein LOC104457374 isoform X4; this encodes MTSCGGCHIVISLDHLQDTDLLPLIDVFMEIHSFDVDTVDVVHNSPHLLNLENLIDLMHAIGDKLHAVNLQDSSLGEEFLSNLSKREVSCKVFSFWSLQIQKLNIFGRFTQLHTLNLDFCTSVTSFHKDCFSGMPNLMRLSMCETRVANLWTTTAVLSKLPSLVELRFQKCLCCHDTGPCASLYSEKANLLVGEETGSVLPNYSSCKAVQSVSHGSAMHKVLDEVEEINEKELVFMCAQKQKSWNGSATFKKYVSHHCSPICYEKYYREYMIVCLPRLEVLDNLPVQEADKEVAKNVFSSHYENLPYGRQHKESVIAVLHQREMGKVSFYHPKSIKLKHSVSSRTGQHFFSRSLSAAKLGSSAWPLIQPVSKIGRLFKEEGIQLRPRQFEYNPSDPSLMAFGTLGGEIIITNHEGGKIVGYVPSTGVENSILGLCWLKKYPSKLIAGSDNGSLKLFDINCIPPKVPDFSFSYDAVTFADFEQLTSVHVNSMDDRLLVSGYTRNIALYDIGTGQRMELFRDLHREPINVAKFANHSPFLFATSSFDRDVKMWDLRETPVRPCYTVSSSRENVMVCFSPDDHYLLVSAVDNEVKQLLAGDGRIQMKFEIASTGSVHNYTRSYYMNGRDYVISGSCDEHVVRICCAQTGRRLRDVFLEDGNTGNSMYVQSLRGDPFRSVVDPLVKMISLSNEESSIWMTILLPMRIGGVSTIFNDYKPELLLLEIFLYCFHRLVGYLY
- the LOC104457374 gene encoding uncharacterized protein LOC104457374 isoform X1, which translates into the protein MHREGILGRALFGKQSDISKICLLESGSLAANMDLEMRYLDSCKGHQIQPNAEVVSWFSKAKTEMTSCGGCHIVISLDHLQDTDLLPLIDVFMEIHSFDVDTVDVVHNSPHLLNLENLIDLMHAIGDKLHAVNLQDSSLGEEFLSNLSKREVSCKVFSFWSLQIQKLNIFGRFTQLHTLNLDFCTSVTSFHKDCFSGMPNLMRLSMCETRVANLWTTTAVLSKLPSLVELRFQKCLCCHDTGPCASLYSEKANLLVGEETGSVLPNYSSCKAVQSVSHGSAMHKVLDEVEEINEKELVFMCAQKQKSWNGSATFKKYVSHHCSPICYEKYYREYMIVCLPRLEVLDNLPVQEADKEVAKNVFSSHYENLPYGRQHKESVIAVLHQREMGKVSFYHPKSIKLKHSVSSRTGQHFFSRSLSAAKLGSSAWPLIQPVSKIGRLFKEEGIQLRPRQFEYNPSDPSLMAFGTLGGEIIITNHEGGKIVGYVPSTGVENSILGLCWLKKYPSKLIAGSDNGSLKLFDINCIPPKVPDFSFSYDAVTFADFEQLTSVHVNSMDDRLLVSGYTRNIALYDIGTGQRMELFRDLHREPINVAKFANHSPFLFATSSFDRDVKMWDLRETPVRPCYTVSSSRENVMVCFSPDDHYLLVSAVDNEVKQLLAGDGRIQMKFEIASTGSVHNYTRSYYMNGRDYVISGSCDEHVVRICCAQTGRRLRDVFLEDGNTGNSMYVQSLRGDPFRSVVDPLVKMISLSNEESSIWMTILLPMRIGGVSTIFNDYKPELLLLEIFLYCFHRLVGYLY